A window from Populus trichocarpa isolate Nisqually-1 chromosome 3, P.trichocarpa_v4.1, whole genome shotgun sequence encodes these proteins:
- the LOC7465329 gene encoding beta-amylase 1, chloroplastic produces the protein MAIASPSTTIFSASFCCKRAESPHPTLFPSILSTQRAHRLPTRRFAINSRLNSSKFCGFLSPDNGGSEDLEQYELQHGFTGPMERRKKGSPVYVMLPADSVAKDGKVRRIKVLTASLRALVTAGVEGVVMEVWWGVVEREKPMVYNWGGYSDLVALARRCGLKVRAVLAFHQHGIGPGDPLWISLPQWVLEEMDKDPDIAYSDRFGRRNMEYISLGCDMFPVLKGRSPLQAYSDFMMNFRDTFRPLLGSVITGVQVGMGPAGELRYPSCPSQELAWAWRSRELGEFQCYDKYMLACLNACAHDVGMREWGYGGPIVAGNLMHGPDNTDFFKSNGGSWNTPYGEFFLQWYSGMLLLHGERICREAKTIFQGTEVDTSAKLAGIHWHYGTQSHPSELTAGYYNTSRRDGYLPIARMFGRYGFGLCCSVFGMRDVEEKQTNPVSSPEDFLKQLLLAARVCQIPVEGENSATFLEEESYEQVLKMSKFFSYGPGNPSFSFNFMRMDRYLFEQHNWARFTRFVRQMSGANIFRARLDFGGDGHPTSMSDAVKAKSCIYILLRKKDQTHIQTSKANLTLRPPSLGLCSYSST, from the exons ATGGCGATCGCATCTCCATCGACAACAATCTTTTCTGCTTCCTTCTGTTGCAAACGAGCTGAGTCTCCTCACCCAACTCTCTTCCCTTCTATCTTGTCCACTCAACGGGCTCACCGCCTTCCAACTCGCCGATTCGCGATCAACTCCCGACTCAACTCCTCAAAATTCTGCGGCTTCCTCTCTCCTGACAATGGAGGAAGCGAAGATTTGGAGCAGTACGAGCTTCAACACGGATTCACTGGCCCGATGGAGCGGCGGAAGAAGGGATCGCCAGTGTACGTGATGCTGCCGGCGGATTCGGTGGCGAAGGATGGAAAAGTGAGGAGGATTAAGGTCTTGACGGCGTCTTTGAGGGCGTTGGTGACTGCTGGAGTGGAAGGTGTGGTTATGGAGGTTTGGTGGGGGGTAGTGGAGAGGGAGAAGCCTATGGTTTATAATTGGGGAGGATATTCGGATCTTGTGGCGTTAGCCAGACGGTGTGGGTTGAAGGTTAGAGCTGTCTTGGCTTTCCATCAACATGGCATTGGACCTGGAGACCCTTTATG GATTTCTCTTCCTCAATGGGTGCTTGAAGAGATGGATAAAGATCCAGATATAGCGTATTCTGATCGATTCGGTAGAAGAAACATGGAATATATTTCTCTTGGATGTGACATGTTTCCTGTGCTGAAGGGACGATCACCACTCCAAGCTTATTCAGATTTTATGATGAACTTCAGAGATACTTTTAGACCTTTACTTGGTTCTGTCATTACG GGGGTCCAAGTCGGCATGGGTCCTGCAGGTGAATTAAGGTACCCTTCATGCCCATCACAGGAGCTCGCATGGGCTTGGCGTTCACGTGAACTTGGAGAGTTCCAATGCTACGATAAG TATATGTTAGCATGTCTGAATGCCTGTGCTCATGATGTTGGAATGCGTGAATGGGGATATGGAGGCCCGATTGTTGCTGGTAATTTGATGCATGGCCCTGACAATActgattttttcaaaagtaacGGCGGATCTTGGAATACCCCATATGGGgagttttttcttcaatggtaTTCTGGGATGCTGCTGCTTCACGGGGAAAGGATATGTAGGGAAGCCAAGACCATCTTTCAAGGCACTGAAGTTGATACTTCAGCCAAACTTGCCGGGATCCACTGGCATTATGGCACACAATCTCATCCATCTGAGTTGACGGCTGGCTACTACAATACTTCAAGAAGAGATGGGTACTTGCCGATTGCTCGCATGTTCGGCAGATACGGTTTCGGTTTATGCTGCTCCGTCTTTGGGATGAGAGACGTGGAAGAAAAACAGACAAACCCAGTTAGCAGTCCAGAGGATTTTCTTAAACAGCTTTTATTGGCAGCCAGGGTCTGTCAAATACCAGTGGAAGGTGAAAATTCTGCCACCTTTTTGGAAGAAGAATCGTATGAACAGGTGCTAAAGATGTCAAAATTCTTTTCATATGGTCCTGGAAACCCCTCATTTTCTTTCAACTTTATGAGGATGGACAGATACCTCTTTGAACAACATAACTGGGCTCGTTTCACTCGTTTCGTAAGGCAAATGTCAGGGGCCAATATTTTTCGAGCCAGATTAGATTTTGGAGGCGATGGACACCCAACTTCAATGTCAGATGCTGTAAAAGCTAAGAGTTGCATATACATATTGTTGAGGAAGAAAGATCAAACCCATATCCAAACCAGCAAGGCAAATCTTACACTTCGACCGCCATCACTCGGTCTATGTTCCTATAGCAGTACATAA